Proteins from a genomic interval of Ferrovibrio terrae:
- a CDS encoding PD-(D/E)XK nuclease family protein, protein MKLVFGLEADSRVYPDFPGPGPGVLDEEVVGPRGLVGLLELQLGLSGPTKSEAVRIAAYAAKLQIVLAERKTVFFAASFSRDPWATAERLLHWRDNLVLAGWAGTAIGTSRADDLAAAEAAGNPLPFGFADRLAAVQRALASKRTLRVIEIEVIELPSSLPPHINELFKALTACGVTLNQRPVGQVAATGNDLAKVSKFLKEATIDPLVGDGSFMVVQADTALMAAEAVAEWLAAGSEADLNETVILAPGGDTALLDGALLARGLPTLGQSASSPWRGALQVLPLAFATIWKPFNPKPLLDLLLLPKPPIGFGAARTLAYALSKEPGIGGKAWNTAWERIEARQVEKEAAKGHTDAEARVAKKFKRWQQWTTVGQYDRHEGIPAEAAKAIASRVAQWAFATNSAKNDPLLFAVAAAATALVDAITVIGRESLPALLIERMIEQVLAEGAENPNHIAQSGGLRCIRHPAALWGTAKRVIWWNFTGPGERVRPPSEPWSKEELEALEKAGCRLASSADIARQVSAAYVNAAFRTSECLLLVRPSLSGSDETTSHPLAHQLMPILKASDHREIWQAEQILASAATNLSSRNLARQLSPQASLPKSRKAWTLPAAAIAKVKEREESPTGLENLVNCQMRWLLANVLGLSAGRFAEIPDTDQLLGNLAHEIASHVFKPGNVPDKDKMRADVGRIFDELVDAIAAPLNQPEHAGELIRARVHVPSSLAHLADYLRSKGLEVVGTELPRTADLGDLKIAGRLDMLVKNPEGVLGVIDLKWSHSARRRLTEITDGRAIQLAAYGTIADASTAGTADGAYYLLNQRRLIGQEGGLVSEEEVEVDKDLSQTWLDLISTWKSWRDQAIAGNAIAGGIEGVPEPPAGIGIPADEKPCKYCDYTSLCRVSTKGS, encoded by the coding sequence ATGAAGCTGGTCTTTGGACTGGAAGCGGATAGCCGTGTGTATCCTGACTTTCCCGGACCCGGTCCCGGTGTCCTGGATGAGGAAGTCGTCGGCCCTCGCGGGCTTGTAGGACTGCTGGAGCTTCAGCTGGGTCTGTCTGGTCCCACCAAGTCCGAAGCGGTGCGTATCGCAGCTTATGCGGCGAAGCTGCAGATTGTGCTGGCTGAACGGAAGACCGTTTTCTTTGCCGCCTCCTTCAGCAGGGACCCTTGGGCGACTGCGGAGCGCCTGCTTCATTGGCGTGACAATCTGGTACTGGCTGGCTGGGCTGGTACAGCCATCGGAACATCCCGAGCGGATGACCTAGCGGCCGCCGAGGCCGCAGGTAATCCGTTGCCTTTTGGATTTGCCGACCGCCTGGCCGCAGTTCAACGCGCATTGGCCTCTAAGCGCACCCTGCGGGTTATTGAAATCGAGGTTATCGAACTACCTTCAAGCCTGCCGCCGCATATCAACGAACTTTTTAAAGCCCTGACGGCTTGTGGTGTCACGCTGAACCAGCGGCCGGTGGGCCAGGTGGCCGCGACGGGCAATGATCTCGCCAAGGTCAGCAAGTTCCTGAAAGAAGCGACGATCGACCCGCTGGTTGGTGATGGCTCATTTATGGTCGTCCAGGCTGACACAGCCCTGATGGCTGCCGAAGCCGTCGCCGAGTGGCTGGCTGCAGGTAGCGAAGCCGACCTGAACGAGACAGTCATTCTAGCCCCCGGCGGCGATACTGCGCTGTTGGATGGTGCACTGCTCGCTCGTGGGCTGCCCACACTGGGGCAGTCGGCATCATCACCGTGGCGGGGCGCCTTGCAGGTCCTTCCCCTGGCATTCGCGACTATCTGGAAGCCGTTCAATCCTAAGCCGCTGCTCGACCTGTTGCTGCTGCCGAAGCCGCCGATTGGCTTCGGTGCCGCCCGGACATTGGCTTATGCCTTGTCCAAGGAGCCCGGCATTGGCGGCAAGGCCTGGAATACCGCATGGGAGAGAATTGAAGCTCGGCAGGTTGAAAAGGAAGCTGCCAAAGGTCACACCGACGCAGAAGCGCGGGTAGCCAAGAAGTTCAAGCGCTGGCAGCAATGGACCACCGTAGGCCAATACGACCGCCACGAAGGCATCCCAGCGGAAGCAGCCAAGGCGATCGCCAGCCGGGTCGCTCAATGGGCATTCGCGACGAACAGCGCGAAGAATGACCCCTTGCTGTTCGCTGTAGCTGCAGCCGCAACGGCCTTGGTCGACGCAATCACAGTCATCGGTCGCGAGAGTCTTCCCGCCCTGCTGATTGAGCGCATGATTGAGCAAGTGCTGGCCGAAGGCGCCGAGAACCCCAACCATATCGCACAGTCCGGTGGTCTTCGGTGCATCAGGCACCCAGCAGCGCTATGGGGGACGGCAAAGCGTGTCATCTGGTGGAACTTTACCGGCCCTGGTGAGCGGGTTCGCCCGCCGTCCGAGCCCTGGAGCAAGGAGGAGCTGGAAGCGCTGGAGAAAGCTGGATGCAGGCTGGCTTCGTCAGCCGACATCGCGCGCCAGGTGAGCGCAGCCTATGTGAACGCCGCCTTTCGGACCTCGGAATGCCTGCTTCTGGTCCGGCCATCGCTGTCAGGGAGTGACGAGACCACCAGCCATCCGCTGGCGCATCAGTTGATGCCCATTCTGAAAGCATCAGATCATCGCGAAATCTGGCAGGCGGAGCAAATCCTGGCCAGTGCGGCGACTAATCTCTCCAGTCGGAACCTGGCGCGCCAACTGAGCCCTCAGGCGTCCCTGCCGAAATCGCGCAAAGCCTGGACACTACCGGCCGCCGCAATTGCCAAGGTCAAGGAACGCGAGGAAAGCCCCACCGGCCTTGAAAACCTGGTGAATTGCCAGATGCGCTGGTTGCTCGCCAATGTCCTTGGACTGTCGGCCGGTCGCTTTGCCGAGATCCCGGACACCGACCAGCTTCTCGGCAACCTGGCTCATGAAATCGCTTCTCACGTCTTCAAGCCGGGCAATGTCCCCGACAAAGACAAGATGAGAGCCGATGTTGGCCGGATTTTCGATGAACTTGTGGACGCCATTGCGGCACCGCTAAATCAGCCTGAGCACGCCGGTGAACTTATCCGCGCCCGCGTCCATGTTCCGAGCTCCTTGGCCCACTTGGCCGACTACCTCAGAAGCAAAGGCCTAGAGGTCGTCGGAACCGAACTGCCCCGCACAGCAGATCTCGGCGACCTGAAAATCGCCGGGCGTCTCGACATGCTGGTCAAGAATCCAGAGGGCGTACTCGGCGTCATTGACCTCAAATGGAGCCATAGCGCCCGGCGCCGTCTGACTGAAATTACCGATGGTCGGGCAATTCAGCTCGCTGCCTATGGCACGATTGCGGATGCCTCGACTGCGGGCACAGCTGATGGCGCCTATTACCTGCTCAATCAGCGCCGCCTGATTGGTCAGGAAGGCGGCCTGGTATCCGAGGAAGAGGTCGAGGTCGATAAAGACCTGTCGCAGACCTGGCTCGACCTGATTTCTACCTGGAAGTCCTGGCGGGACCAGGCCATTGCCGGGAACGCAATCGCAGGCGGCATCGAAGGAGTGCCGGAACCACCGGCCGGAATTGGCATCCCTGCGGACGAAAAGCCCTGCAAGTACTGCGACTACACCAGCCTGTGCCGCGTCAGCACGAAGGGTAGCTGA
- a CDS encoding ABC transporter ATP-binding protein, whose protein sequence is MVSEASIAHQAVAADTVGKGRPSSALSLEVQEVGLSFGGVHALRNVSFAAPSGEITAIIGPNGAGKTSAFNTISGFYRPKAGRIRLGDQDITQVPMHDRARLGLARTFQNIALFRGLSVLENIKLGGHHQMKAGLLSALAYSPAAKREEMDLRTEIERRVIDFLEIDHIRHRTIESLSYGLQKRVELARALAMRPRVLLLDEPVAGMNREETEDMARFILDVQEEWGATVLLIEHDMGMVMDISSHVVVLNFGEVIAAGKPHEVSRHPEVVRAYLGDERG, encoded by the coding sequence ATGGTCTCAGAAGCTTCAATCGCGCATCAGGCGGTGGCGGCGGATACGGTCGGGAAAGGCCGGCCCTCGTCTGCGCTTTCGCTTGAAGTCCAGGAAGTTGGGCTCAGTTTCGGAGGCGTCCATGCGCTGCGCAATGTTTCCTTTGCTGCACCATCAGGCGAAATAACTGCCATCATTGGCCCAAATGGCGCGGGTAAAACCAGCGCATTCAATACTATCTCCGGTTTTTACCGGCCCAAGGCCGGCCGCATTCGCCTTGGCGACCAGGACATAACGCAGGTGCCGATGCATGACCGGGCTCGTCTCGGCTTGGCGCGCACTTTCCAGAACATCGCTCTGTTCCGTGGCCTCTCGGTACTCGAGAACATCAAGCTTGGTGGTCATCATCAAATGAAGGCCGGCCTGCTTAGTGCCCTGGCTTACAGTCCGGCTGCGAAGCGTGAAGAAATGGATTTGCGCACTGAAATCGAGCGCCGTGTCATCGATTTCCTCGAGATCGACCATATCCGCCACCGGACGATCGAGTCCCTTTCCTACGGTCTGCAAAAGCGCGTTGAGCTTGCCCGGGCGCTAGCCATGCGGCCACGCGTTCTGCTGCTGGACGAGCCGGTTGCAGGCATGAATCGCGAGGAAACCGAAGACATGGCGCGCTTCATCCTGGACGTCCAGGAAGAGTGGGGCGCAACCGTTCTGCTGATCGAGCATGACATGGGCATGGTGATGGACATTTCGAGCCATGTCGTCGTGCTGAATTTCGGTGAAGTCATTGCAGCCGGCAAACCGCATGAAGTCAGCCGCCACCCCGAAGTGGTGCGTGCTTATCTCGGCGATGAGAGGGGCTGA
- a CDS encoding AMP-dependent synthetase/ligase — protein sequence MQAAPDSSFKTLPHHLLHWAQAKPNAVALRQKREGIWQPLTWKEYAETARNFGAGLIELGLAEGEAVAILSENRQEWVLAQLGAGMVRAVTAGVYPTSPANEVQYLLQLSEAPVVVCEDQEQVDKVLAVREHLPHLRHIIVIDPRGLRRYDNAGLHYFDQVVELGKARNSADPDALAHRLSHQQPDDVALVVFTSGSTGKPKAALLTWRSLNAGSISLNSALRQSDNDQLVSYLPLCHVAEQMFSVQIPLKTASVVNFAESLRTVQQDLREIAPQVFFGVPRIWEKFHAGIQTKVREAGGFREWVYNAAMRSISGFATKPRSTWSLSQRLIWTFWYFAVIRAVLNFIGLRDCRIAVSAGAPITPEILAFFRAIGVPVREAYGMTESSGPSTIQLETSPIGTVGPALPGYEVQLGPDGEILMRGGAVFRGYFRNPEATGEAISTEGWLHSGDIGEWVDASSGRELRIIDRKKDIMITAGGKNITPSEIENALRFSAYIKEAIVIADRRRFVSALIQIDYDAVSKWAEDSGITYTTFRSLAENEGVQALIQGEIDKVNQKMPQVQNVRKFHLLVKELDHDDGEVTATMKVRRKIVAEKYSDVIEALYA from the coding sequence ATGCAGGCCGCCCCGGATTCCTCTTTCAAGACCTTACCACATCATCTGCTGCACTGGGCTCAGGCAAAGCCCAATGCCGTGGCCTTGCGGCAGAAACGCGAGGGCATCTGGCAGCCCCTGACCTGGAAAGAATATGCTGAGACCGCCCGGAATTTCGGGGCAGGTTTGATCGAACTCGGGCTCGCCGAGGGTGAAGCGGTAGCGATACTGAGCGAGAACCGTCAGGAATGGGTTCTGGCACAGCTTGGTGCCGGCATGGTGCGGGCAGTGACCGCAGGAGTCTATCCGACATCGCCGGCAAATGAAGTCCAGTACCTTTTGCAGCTTTCGGAAGCGCCTGTTGTGGTCTGCGAAGACCAGGAGCAGGTCGACAAGGTACTGGCGGTACGCGAGCACCTACCGCATCTGCGCCATATCATTGTCATCGACCCTCGCGGTTTGCGGCGCTATGACAATGCTGGACTGCACTATTTTGACCAGGTTGTAGAGCTGGGTAAGGCGCGGAACTCCGCTGATCCTGATGCATTGGCGCACCGGCTAAGCCATCAGCAGCCTGATGACGTTGCTTTGGTGGTCTTTACCTCCGGGTCTACCGGAAAGCCGAAGGCCGCACTGCTCACCTGGCGCTCCCTTAATGCAGGCTCGATCAGTCTGAACTCGGCGCTTCGTCAGTCCGACAATGATCAGCTGGTATCCTATTTGCCGCTTTGCCATGTGGCAGAGCAGATGTTCTCCGTCCAGATACCGCTCAAGACTGCGTCGGTCGTGAACTTTGCCGAGAGTCTGCGGACCGTCCAACAGGATCTGCGCGAGATTGCTCCGCAGGTATTTTTTGGTGTGCCACGCATCTGGGAGAAATTCCATGCTGGCATCCAGACGAAAGTGCGTGAAGCCGGTGGTTTCCGGGAATGGGTCTACAACGCGGCAATGCGGAGTATTTCTGGCTTTGCCACCAAGCCCCGGTCGACCTGGTCTCTGAGCCAGCGTCTTATCTGGACCTTCTGGTACTTTGCCGTCATCCGTGCGGTTCTCAACTTCATCGGATTGCGGGACTGTCGCATTGCTGTGTCTGCAGGTGCCCCGATCACACCCGAGATTCTCGCCTTCTTCCGCGCTATCGGAGTCCCGGTTCGCGAAGCATACGGCATGACGGAATCCTCAGGGCCCTCGACTATTCAGCTTGAGACTTCTCCCATAGGTACGGTTGGTCCTGCGCTGCCAGGCTACGAAGTGCAGTTGGGTCCAGATGGCGAGATCCTGATGCGTGGTGGAGCTGTCTTCCGGGGCTACTTCCGCAATCCGGAAGCCACCGGCGAGGCGATTTCCACAGAGGGCTGGCTGCACAGCGGCGATATCGGTGAGTGGGTGGATGCCTCAAGCGGTCGTGAGCTGCGCATTATCGATCGCAAGAAAGACATCATGATTACCGCCGGCGGCAAGAATATTACGCCGTCCGAAATCGAAAATGCCCTCCGCTTCTCGGCCTATATCAAGGAAGCGATTGTGATTGCCGACCGCCGCCGCTTTGTCTCTGCGCTTATACAGATTGATTACGACGCAGTTTCGAAATGGGCGGAAGATTCCGGTATCACCTATACGACGTTCCGCAGTCTGGCGGAGAATGAGGGTGTGCAGGCGCTGATCCAGGGCGAGATTGACAAGGTCAATCAGAAGATGCCGCAGGTTCAGAATGTGCGGAAATTCCATTTGTTGGTGAAAGAACTCGATCACGACGACGGCGAGGTCACCGCAACTATGAAGGTAAGGCGCAAGATCGTCGCTGAAAAATACAGCGATGTGATTGAGGCGCTTTACGCCTAG
- a CDS encoding ABC transporter ATP-binding protein, with the protein MTEASTIKALSVTGIEVVYHHSIQALRGLSIDVPSGAIVALLGSNGAGKTTTLKAASGILPLENGRVVSGDIAFFGESILNLAPHDLPRRGLAHVREGRHVFDELTVEENLIAATNALQGRPSVKPDFDMVYSYFPRLKERRKQIAGYLSGGEQQMLAISRALIGQPRLIVLDEPSLGLAPMVVADIFRIIQRINREHGVAILLVEQNARQALKIADYGYIMENGRIVIDGTSDFLENDPDVRRFYFGSADGGEHQASFRDIKHYKRRKRWLS; encoded by the coding sequence GTGACCGAAGCAAGTACCATAAAGGCGCTTTCGGTTACTGGGATAGAAGTTGTCTATCACCACAGTATCCAGGCGCTTCGCGGTTTGTCGATCGACGTGCCGTCCGGCGCCATTGTGGCCCTTCTAGGCTCCAATGGCGCCGGCAAGACGACGACGCTCAAGGCCGCTTCCGGCATTCTGCCGCTGGAAAACGGCCGGGTGGTCAGTGGCGATATTGCCTTCTTTGGTGAATCCATTTTGAACCTTGCGCCGCATGATTTGCCGCGTCGCGGGCTGGCCCATGTCCGTGAAGGCAGGCACGTTTTCGATGAGCTGACAGTAGAGGAGAATCTGATCGCGGCAACAAACGCGCTCCAGGGTCGACCATCTGTCAAGCCGGACTTCGATATGGTCTACTCGTATTTTCCGCGACTGAAGGAGCGGCGTAAGCAGATTGCCGGGTATCTTTCGGGCGGGGAACAGCAAATGCTGGCGATCAGTCGCGCCCTGATCGGCCAGCCACGCCTCATCGTTCTTGATGAGCCTTCTCTTGGGCTCGCACCCATGGTCGTGGCCGACATTTTCCGTATCATCCAGCGCATCAATCGTGAGCATGGCGTTGCAATTCTGCTTGTCGAGCAGAATGCCCGCCAGGCGCTGAAGATCGCCGATTACGGTTACATCATGGAAAATGGCCGTATTGTCATCGATGGAACGAGCGATTTCCTTGAAAATGATCCAGATGTCCGCCGGTTCTATTTCGGTAGCGCCGATGGTGGCGAGCATCAGGCCAGCTTCCGCGACATCAAGCATTACAAGCGCCGCAAGCGCTGGCTTTCGTGA
- a CDS encoding branched-chain amino acid ABC transporter permease — translation MSSFYEFMEFSLLGLFSGGVLALIGLSFVLVYKGTRVINFATGDVMMLGAYLYYTCHVVLGWPLLIAFALSIIGIAVLAFIIERSVLRPLSGQSVISVLMATIGISAVLHGLTEVVWGSDTHSTPSLLPRMPLNLGEILIPGYVFGNFILAAALITAFLLFFRYSRTGVTLRAVANDPVTACTMGIDIRNAQRLTWMLAGLSGTVAGVLVAATAGLSPLLATTALGVFAVIILGGLDSIIGAIIAGLVIGWLDGVMVGYMGGKVREVVPYIVVLTILVFRPYGLFGTRTIERL, via the coding sequence ATGAGCAGTTTCTACGAATTCATGGAATTCAGTCTGCTGGGCCTGTTTTCGGGCGGTGTCCTCGCCTTGATCGGCCTGAGCTTCGTGCTGGTTTACAAGGGCACACGGGTTATCAATTTCGCTACCGGCGACGTAATGATGCTCGGCGCGTACCTCTACTACACCTGTCATGTCGTGCTCGGTTGGCCGCTCCTGATCGCCTTCGCGCTTTCGATCATTGGAATCGCGGTGCTCGCATTTATTATCGAGCGTTCGGTCCTGCGCCCTTTGAGCGGTCAGTCGGTGATTTCGGTTCTGATGGCAACGATCGGCATTTCTGCGGTTCTGCACGGCCTAACCGAAGTCGTGTGGGGAAGTGACACCCACAGCACTCCGTCACTGTTACCTCGCATGCCGCTGAATCTCGGAGAAATCCTGATTCCGGGTTATGTGTTCGGAAACTTCATTCTTGCGGCTGCACTCATTACTGCCTTCCTTCTGTTTTTCCGGTACTCCCGCACGGGTGTCACGCTGCGCGCTGTGGCCAATGATCCGGTTACTGCCTGTACGATGGGTATCGATATTCGCAATGCGCAGCGTCTGACCTGGATGCTTGCCGGACTGTCCGGGACTGTTGCCGGCGTCCTCGTTGCCGCCACTGCCGGTCTCTCGCCACTGCTGGCGACGACGGCACTAGGGGTCTTTGCGGTAATCATTCTCGGTGGGCTGGACAGCATCATTGGAGCCATCATCGCAGGCCTCGTGATCGGCTGGCTCGATGGCGTGATGGTTGGTTACATGGGCGGAAAAGTACGCGAGGTAGTTCCCTACATCGTCGTGCTGACGATCCTGGTGTTCCGGCCCTACGGGCTGTTCGGTACCAGAACGATCGAGAGGCTCTAA
- a CDS encoding branched-chain amino acid ABC transporter permease, producing the protein MRSGVFFQNYAAEEQLWDSPAARYWMVAFVAILALFPLVASDYLIAIACIIGIHVIATLGLNITTGNTGLISLAHAAFLGVGAYSAAWLSKQGVPFYLVLPLAGLTAAATGIVTGLPSLRVKGLYLAIATLAAHFVLTFIFREWRAVTGGFGGTNVVSPSLFGFDLGGDRRIYYIIMICALVVGIATRNLFRTHIGRALIAVRDRDISAAVIGVNLLKAKLTAFALGAFYAGIAGALLGYYYGAVNPEYFSLTLAIFYLAATIVGGLGRILGSVLGATFMAFVPEALRLGTHVLSQWVPSAAKIVLPMGQVVFGALIILFLVCEPHGLAEIWARVRRFFHLWPFKTS; encoded by the coding sequence ATGCGCAGCGGCGTTTTCTTCCAGAATTATGCGGCCGAGGAGCAGCTTTGGGATTCTCCTGCGGCGCGCTACTGGATGGTTGCCTTTGTTGCCATCCTCGCTCTCTTTCCGCTTGTCGCGAGTGATTACCTGATTGCCATCGCCTGCATTATTGGAATCCATGTCATTGCGACGCTTGGGCTTAATATCACAACCGGAAATACCGGACTGATATCCCTGGCGCATGCAGCCTTCCTTGGTGTGGGCGCCTATTCGGCGGCTTGGCTGTCCAAGCAAGGGGTTCCGTTCTATCTCGTGTTGCCGCTGGCGGGGCTGACGGCAGCAGCCACCGGCATTGTGACAGGCCTGCCCAGCTTACGCGTCAAAGGCCTCTATCTGGCCATTGCGACCTTGGCTGCACATTTCGTGCTGACCTTCATATTCCGGGAATGGCGTGCGGTTACGGGTGGTTTCGGCGGGACAAATGTCGTGTCACCCAGCCTGTTCGGTTTCGATCTGGGTGGGGATCGTCGAATCTACTACATCATCATGATCTGCGCCCTTGTCGTTGGGATCGCGACGCGGAACCTGTTCCGGACGCATATCGGCCGTGCCCTGATTGCAGTGCGGGACCGCGATATCTCGGCGGCCGTGATTGGCGTCAACCTGCTGAAAGCCAAACTGACGGCCTTCGCCTTGGGCGCATTCTATGCCGGTATAGCGGGGGCGCTTCTGGGCTACTACTATGGCGCCGTCAATCCTGAGTATTTCAGCCTCACCCTGGCGATCTTTTACCTGGCCGCGACCATTGTCGGCGGTCTGGGGCGCATCCTTGGCAGTGTGCTCGGCGCAACCTTCATGGCCTTTGTGCCTGAAGCGTTGAGGCTTGGAACGCACGTACTGTCGCAATGGGTGCCGTCGGCGGCAAAGATCGTGTTGCCCATGGGCCAGGTGGTGTTCGGCGCCCTGATCATCCTTTTCCTTGTTTGCGAGCCGCATGGCCTGGCTGAGATCTGGGCCCGTGTTCGCCGGTTTTTCCACCTTTGGCCGTTCAAAACCAGTTGA
- a CDS encoding ABC transporter substrate-binding protein yields the protein MLKTTRRKFLAASGAAAAVATVPRFAIGQSANPEIVIGAAQPITGPFAFAGASLNAGLSDYIAWRNENGGVMGRKLRYVAEDSGFKVDQGVAIFKKIMASEKPAFFYGDRTEWCKAVAQEAIASGSVITASPSLAGALADPVNMPHHFISGPSYGAMHEVLMEHIARSNPGKKPTIALVYTETEFGNDGIPASKARAQKLGLPIVAEIVTKQSGIDVAPEVAKLRRAKPDFIVFQGYILAPLPEFVKQLVEAGVQSQIMGTIWSGDKLTYDAIAAAGGNYTGVTPYRYFYETGAPMLATMREYVQKTRPQMNYISFFYTNAWLSGMVFAEIAERCIKANKPFTLPNMKAALESMTAWDSGGISGLPVNLSGHQIASGRLYKYNSTSKAMEPGGDWISV from the coding sequence ATGCTCAAGACAACGCGTAGAAAGTTCCTTGCCGCTTCCGGTGCAGCCGCTGCAGTTGCCACTGTGCCGCGCTTCGCCATTGGTCAGTCTGCCAACCCTGAAATTGTGATCGGCGCGGCGCAGCCGATCACTGGCCCCTTCGCCTTTGCAGGGGCGAGTCTGAATGCAGGGCTCAGTGATTATATTGCCTGGCGCAATGAGAATGGCGGTGTGATGGGGCGCAAGCTCCGCTACGTCGCAGAAGACAGTGGGTTCAAGGTTGACCAGGGCGTCGCCATTTTCAAGAAGATCATGGCCTCGGAAAAGCCGGCCTTCTTCTACGGTGATCGTACCGAATGGTGCAAGGCCGTGGCCCAGGAAGCGATCGCTTCCGGTTCGGTGATCACTGCCTCGCCGTCACTGGCTGGGGCGCTCGCTGATCCGGTCAACATGCCGCATCACTTCATCTCCGGTCCGAGCTACGGCGCTATGCACGAAGTGCTGATGGAGCATATTGCCCGCAGCAATCCGGGCAAGAAGCCGACGATCGCTCTGGTCTATACCGAAACCGAGTTCGGCAACGACGGCATCCCCGCTTCCAAGGCGCGTGCGCAGAAGCTCGGCCTGCCGATCGTTGCGGAGATCGTCACGAAGCAGTCTGGCATCGATGTGGCGCCGGAAGTCGCCAAACTGCGCCGCGCGAAACCGGACTTCATCGTCTTCCAGGGATATATCCTGGCCCCGCTGCCGGAATTCGTGAAGCAGCTTGTCGAAGCCGGCGTGCAGAGCCAGATCATGGGTACGATCTGGAGCGGTGACAAGCTCACCTATGATGCCATTGCTGCCGCTGGCGGCAATTACACCGGCGTGACCCCGTATCGCTATTTCTATGAGACCGGCGCTCCCATGCTGGCCACGATGCGGGAGTATGTGCAGAAGACGCGTCCGCAGATGAACTACATCTCGTTCTTCTATACCAATGCCTGGCTCTCGGGCATGGTATTCGCGGAAATCGCTGAACGCTGCATCAAGGCGAACAAGCCGTTCACGCTGCCGAATATGAAGGCGGCTCTGGAATCGATGACGGCGTGGGACTCTGGCGGCATTTCCGGCCTCCCGGTCAACCTCAGTGGTCACCAGATCGCTTCTGGTCGCCTCTACAAGTACAACTCGACCTCCAAGGCCATGGAGCCGGGCGGTGACTGGATCAGCGTGTGA